From the genome of Triticum aestivum cultivar Chinese Spring chromosome 3B, IWGSC CS RefSeq v2.1, whole genome shotgun sequence, one region includes:
- the LOC123064329 gene encoding uncharacterized protein, whose protein sequence is MSSAASLQSTMRPAAPGLGRQLHGSPSPPCHGPVLRPRSPRAVPMATVRCGAFRRDHYGGALADEGMAVLRRRIREARMAETNYEAPPGWAAWEKRYYRAYVSDVSTLAGALQLLAMDTRPGVAAAVAALVLAGLPVSAVFALHLLGQAAGSVLHLVS, encoded by the coding sequence ATGTCGTCCGCCGCCTCATTGCAGTCGACGATGCGGCCGGCAGCACCAGGACTTGGGCGCCAGCTGCAcgggtcgccgtcgccgccctgccACGGTCCGGTGCTGCGACCGAGGAGTCCGCGGGCGGTGCCGATGGCGACGGTGCGCTGCGGCGCGTTCCGCCGGGACCACTACGGGGGCGCGCTGGCGGACGAGGGCATGGCGGTGCTCCGGCGGAGGATCCGCGAGGCGCGGATGGCCGAGACCAACTACGAGGCGCCGCCGGGGTGGGCGGcctgggagaagcgctactaccgGGCGTATGTCTCCGATGTGTCCACGCTCGCCGGCGCTCTGCAGTTGCTGGCCATGGACACCAGGCCGGGCGTCGCGGCTGCTGTTGCCGCGCTGGTGCTCGCCGGATTGCCGGTGTCCGCCGTCTTCGCGCTGCACCTCCTCGGGCAGGCGGCGGGATCCGTTTTGCACCTTGTTTCTTGA
- the LOC123064328 gene encoding uncharacterized protein — MSSALSLPATVRPASTGPGRQLYGSPQRHGPVLRPRRPQAVPCHGLLALQRRTRRCGASGQDHYGGALVDEGMAVLRRRIREARMAETNYEAPAGWADWEKRYYPAYVSDVSALAGALQLLAMGTKPGVAAAVAAMLLAGVPISALAVLHLLGQAAGSILHHVS, encoded by the coding sequence ATGTCGTCTGCCCTCTCGTTACCGGCGACGGTGCGGCCGGCATCCACCGGGCCTGGGCGCCAGCTTTACGGGTCGCCGCAGCGCCACGGTCCGGTGCTCCGACCGAGGAGGCCGCAGGCCGTTCCGTGCCACGGTCTGCTGGCGCTGCAGCGGAGGACGAGGCGCTGCGGCGCTTCCGGGCAGGACCACTACGGGGGCGCGCTGGTGGACGAGGGCATGGCGGTGCTCCGGCGGAGGATCCGGGAGGCGCGGATGGCGGAGACAAACTACGAGGCGCCGGCGGGATGGGCGGactgggagaagcgctactacccGGCCTACGTCTCCGACGTGTCCGCGCTCGCCGGAGCACTGCAGCTGCTGGCCATGGGCACCAAGCCTGGCGTCGCTGCGGCCGTTGCCGCCATGCTGCTCGCCGGAGTACCGATCTCCGCTCTAGCAGTCCTGCACCTCCTCGGCCAGGCGGCGGGATCCATTCTGCACCATGTGTCTTGA